From a single Rutidosis leptorrhynchoides isolate AG116_Rl617_1_P2 chromosome 5, CSIRO_AGI_Rlap_v1, whole genome shotgun sequence genomic region:
- the LOC139846540 gene encoding glycerate dehydrogenase: MAKPVSIEVWNPNGKYRVISTKSMPGTRWINLLVQQDCRVEICTEKKTILSVEDIIALIGSKCDGVIGQLTEDWGDTLFSALSKAGGTAFSNMAVGYNNVDVEAATKYGVAVGNTPGVLTETTAELAASLSLAASRRIVEADGFMRAGLYDGWLPHLFVGNLLKGQTVGVIGAGRIGSAYARMMIEGFKMNLIYFDLYQSTRLEKFVTAYGQFLQASGEEPVTWKRASSMDEVLQEADVISLHPILDKTTYHLINKERLSKMKKEAILINCSRGPVVDEEALVEHLKHNPMFRVGLDVFEDEPYMKPGLADMKNAIVVPHIASASKWTREGMATLAALNVLGKIKGYPIWSNPNVVDPFLDENSPPPEASPSIVNAKALGLPVAKL, translated from the exons ATGGCGAAACCAGTTTCGATTGAAGTATGGAACCCTAATGGGAAATATAGAGTTATTAGCACGAAATCTATGCCCGGTACTCGTTGGATCAATCTATTGGTTCAACAAGATTGCCGTGTTGAA ATATGCACGGAGAAGAAAACGATTTTGTCTGTTGAAGATATCATTGCTTTGATTGGATCCAAGTGTGATGGAGTTATCGGTCAG TTGACAGAAGACTGGGGAGACACTTTGTTTTCGGCATTGAGTAAAGCAGGAGGGACGGCTTTTAGCAACATGGCTGTTGGTTACAACAACGTTGATGTCGAAGCAGCAACCAAGTATGGTGTTGCTGTTGGAAACACTCCT GGTGTGCTTACAGAGACTACAGCAGAGTTAGCCGCATCACTTTCTCTTGCTGCTTCAAGAAGGATAGTTGAAGCTGATGGGTTCATGAGGGCTGGCTTATATGATGGATGGCTTCCACATCT GTTTGTAGGGAATTTGCTCAAAGGACAGACTGTTGGGGTGATTGGAGCAGGTCGTATTGGATCTGCTTATGCTAGAATGATG ATTGAAGGGTTCAAGATGAATCTAATCTATTTCGATCTCTACCAATCCACACGTCTAGAGAAGTTTGTTACAG CTTATGGTCAGTTCTTGCAAGCTAGTGGTGAAGAACCTGTTACCTGGAAGCGGGCATCTTCAATGGATGAGGTCCTTCAAGAAGCCGATGTT ATAAGTCTACATCCAATATTGGACAAAACAACTTATCATCTCATCAACAAAGAAAGGCTTTCGAAGATGAAGAAG GAAGCGATCTTGATAAACTGCAGTCGAGGACCAGTGGTTGATGAAGAAGCACTTGTGGAGCATTTGAAGCATAATCCAATGTTCCGAGTAGGCCTTGATGTTTTTGAGGATGAGCCGTACATGAAACCTGGCCTAGCCGACATGAAAAACGCCATTGTTGTTCCTCATATTGCTTCAGCATCAAAG TGGACTCGTGAAGGAATGGCCACACTCGCTGCGTTAAATGTACTG GGAAAAATAAAAGGGTATCCAATTTGGTCGAATCCAAATGTAGTAGACCCGTTTTTGGACGAGAACTCACCTCCTCCAGAGGCATCCCCGAGCATTGTCAATGCGAAAGCACTAG GACTGCCTGTTGCAAAGCTCTAG